A genomic stretch from Dama dama isolate Ldn47 chromosome 10, ASM3311817v1, whole genome shotgun sequence includes:
- the LITAF gene encoding lipopolysaccharide-induced tumor necrosis factor-alpha factor has translation MSVPGSYQAAAGPSAVPTAPPSYEETVAVNSYYPTPPAPTPGPNTGLMTGPDGKGMNPPAYYTQPVPVPNANAIAVQTVYVQQPVSFYDRPVQMCCPSCNKMIVTQLSYNAGALTWLSCGSLCLLGCIAGCCFIPFCVDALQDVDHHCPNCKALLGTYKRL, from the exons ATGTCTGTTCCAGGATCCTACCAGGCGGCCGCTGGGCCCTCCGCGGTGCCGACTGCACCCCCATCCTATGAAGAGACGGTGGCCGTCAACAGTTACTACCCCACACCTCCAGCACCCACGCCTGGGCCGAACACGGGGCTCATGACGGGCCCAGATGGGAAGGGGATGAACCCACCTGCCTACTATACCCAGCCAGTGCCTGTCCCCAATGCCAATGCAA TTGCCGTGCAGACAGTCTACGTGCAGCAGCCCGTCTCCTTTTACGACCGCCCGGTCCAGATGTGCTGTCCTTCCTGCAACAAGATGATTGTCACGCAGCTGTCCTATAATGCGGGTGCCCTCACCTGGCTCTCCTGTGGGAGCCTATGCCTGCTGGG GTGCATCGCGGGCTGCTGCTTCATACCTTTCTGTGTGGACGCCCTGCAGGATGTGGACCACCACTGTCCCAACTGCAAAGCTCTCCTGGGCACCTACAAGCGTTTGTAG